One genomic window of Branchiostoma floridae strain S238N-H82 chromosome 4, Bfl_VNyyK, whole genome shotgun sequence includes the following:
- the LOC118412944 gene encoding acylpyruvase FAHD1, mitochondrial-like, producing the protein MTAPLKLSRFYEWGRKIVAVGRNYRAHCAELGNPVPKEPVLFLKPTTSYLPEGKGPTRGPPGCTDLHHEIELGVVISGGGTNIPQESAMDHVGGYVLALDMTARDYQNIAKEKGIPWTWAKCFDTACPISEFVPKEKVSDPQDLNMWLKVNGEVRQKTNTNDMIFTVPYIISYISKMMTLEPGDLILTGTPMGVAGVQPNDQLEAEIEGVVAMKFTVGDKL; encoded by the exons ATGACAGCACCCTTAAAACTTTCCAGATTCTACGAATGGGGTAGAAAGATTGTCGCAGTGGGAAGGAATTACAG AGCTCACTGTGCAGAGCTGGGTAATCCGGTACCAAAAGAACCTGTCTTGTTCTTGAAGCCAACAACTTCTTACCTGCCAGAGGGGAAAGGGCCTACCAGG GGCCCTCCTGGGTGTACAGATCTCCACCATGAGATAGAGCTGGGGGTGGTGATATCGGGAGGTGGTACCAACATTCCCCAGGAGAGTGCAATGGACCATGTAGGGGGGTACGTCCTCGCCCTGGACATGACGGCCAGGGACTACCAGAACATAGCCAAGGAGAAGGGCATTCCATGGACATGGGCCAAAT GCTTTGACACGGCATGTCCAATCAGCGAGTTTGTGCCAAAAGAAAAGGTCAGCGACCCGCAAGACCTGAACATGTGGCTGAAGGTCAATGGCGAAGTGCGACAGAAAACCAACACCAACGACATGATCTTCACTGTGCCTTACATCATCAGCTATATCAGCAAGATGATGACCCTGGAACCAG gtGACCTGATCCTGACAGGAACACCCATGGGCGTGGCAGGTGTCCAGCCTAATGACCAGTTAGAAGCTGAGATAGAGGGCGTGGTGGCCATGAAGTTTACTGTGGGGGACAAACTCTGA